The proteins below come from a single Amycolatopsis lurida genomic window:
- a CDS encoding beta-ketoacyl synthase N-terminal-like domain-containing protein has protein sequence MVNQEPVAIVGMGVFLPGASTVDEYWRNIESGTDAITEIPPHRWDPSFHDGDGRTPDRTYGRRGGFVADSLDFDATALGIAPSSVAGMEPDQLVALAVAASAVDDAGGLRRLGDLERVGVILGRGGYLSPGLQRFDQRVRSVRQITGAVRELLPSARPEMLDRLRDALLEPLGEFRPDTAIGLVPNLAASRVANRLDLGGPAYTVDAACASSLLAVDQAIGELARRRCDVVLAGGVHHCHDDTLWSMFTQLGALSPSQRISPFSRDADGLLIGEGTAIVVLKRFYDARRDGDRVYAILRGSGTSSDGKGASLLSPAVAGQTLALRRAWASAGLDPTAPGALGLLEAHGTATPAGDAAELATLAEVFGPPDGPRAAIGAVKAMIGHTMPTAGAAGLVKAALALHHAILPPTLNCADPSPLLDKTRFRTLTTAERWRSGDVPRRAAVNAFGFGGVNAHVVLEEADPAPARPRRAKVTGEAERVLLLAAPTLGELRALLDRPEPESGGHGPCRIGIVRPDGKRLEVARRVLAKVTAEGGSWRGPNDIWCTTAPLLEQPGAKTAFVYPGLEADAEPRCADVAKHFGLDRPEWSTTSVLSRASSVSQVGLLLDAALRRLAIKPDLLAGHSVGEWTAMQAAGMYPGQSTEDMLNRYWPQGFTLPDAEFLVLGCSAERAEALLAAEPELMISHENAPRQTIVCGDPAAAARLAKLCTQHGVVARTLPFRSGFHTPLMRSRLGPFTRLAAELDLKPPRIPVWSATTARPYPADPVEVRELYLAHLVRKVRFRELVDALYADGARVFVQAGAGQLGSFVSDTLGSRPHLVVPASSGTRPGLAQLRRVATAFWVEGGRPAFEALEPRRTRIDTAGTLLSVEGDVKGMFDGAVPELADGIPDAIVAEFTALLAETREAAASVANAAARRTVESTVDVSLATMPYLVDHRFFRQREDWPDGADFRPTVPATTLVDLACREAERAWPGTVATGVSNAAFSRWLIAAPAALVPLSMTREGDRISVQIGPHASMDVHLAQRYPAAPRPSPPPGPETAPPLTAAEIYTRREMFHGPAYQGLDKLIGLGERHIRGDLVVPSAPGALLDNVGQLLGCWLMATKADALLAFPTSMGRITWYAPEPAPGTRLRCVVRVRLPRPDVLEMDAELVLDGAVLARIEQWRDIRFPCDRPAHRVYAFPDRNRLSEDHHGGWTLVSDRWPSPAARDIYAGIYLGAAERAEFAACAPRRQRGWLLERIAIKDAVRAKLGLDGVYPAELRVSADGTRVTGLHGRTVSPLNVAVATTGEVAVALVREPGATPPRIAIRAEGELAGLAEEIGIGAEYAGIPGHVVAWNHG, from the coding sequence GTGGTGAACCAGGAGCCGGTCGCGATCGTCGGGATGGGTGTGTTCCTCCCCGGCGCGTCCACTGTGGACGAATATTGGCGGAACATCGAGTCGGGCACCGACGCGATCACCGAGATCCCGCCGCACCGCTGGGATCCGAGTTTCCACGACGGCGACGGCCGCACCCCGGACCGCACCTACGGCAGGCGCGGCGGGTTCGTCGCCGACAGCCTGGACTTCGACGCGACGGCGCTCGGCATCGCCCCCAGCAGCGTCGCCGGGATGGAGCCCGACCAGCTCGTCGCGCTGGCCGTGGCCGCTTCCGCGGTCGACGACGCCGGTGGCCTCCGACGGCTCGGGGACCTCGAACGCGTCGGCGTGATCCTCGGCAGGGGCGGCTACCTCTCACCCGGGCTCCAGCGGTTCGACCAGCGCGTCCGGTCGGTCCGCCAGATCACCGGCGCGGTCCGGGAGCTGCTGCCGTCGGCGCGTCCAGAGATGCTCGACCGGCTCCGCGACGCGCTGCTGGAACCGCTCGGCGAGTTCCGGCCGGACACCGCGATCGGGCTGGTGCCGAACCTCGCCGCGTCGCGGGTCGCCAACCGCCTGGACCTCGGCGGCCCGGCCTACACGGTGGACGCGGCCTGCGCGTCGTCGCTGCTCGCCGTGGACCAGGCGATCGGTGAACTCGCCCGGCGCCGCTGTGACGTCGTGCTGGCGGGCGGCGTGCACCACTGCCACGACGACACGCTCTGGTCGATGTTCACCCAGCTCGGCGCCCTCTCGCCGAGTCAGCGGATCAGCCCGTTCTCGCGGGACGCCGACGGCCTGCTGATCGGCGAAGGTACCGCGATCGTCGTGCTGAAGCGGTTCTACGACGCGCGCCGCGACGGCGACCGGGTCTACGCGATACTGCGCGGTTCGGGGACGTCGAGCGACGGGAAGGGCGCGAGCCTGCTCAGCCCGGCCGTCGCCGGTCAGACGCTGGCGCTGCGCCGCGCGTGGGCGTCGGCGGGGCTCGATCCCACCGCGCCCGGTGCGCTCGGCCTGCTGGAGGCACACGGGACCGCGACGCCGGCCGGGGACGCGGCCGAACTGGCGACCCTCGCCGAGGTGTTCGGCCCGCCGGACGGACCCCGCGCCGCGATCGGCGCGGTGAAGGCGATGATCGGCCACACCATGCCGACCGCCGGGGCCGCCGGGCTGGTCAAGGCGGCGCTCGCCCTGCACCACGCGATCCTGCCGCCGACCCTGAACTGCGCCGATCCGAGCCCCCTTCTGGACAAGACACGGTTCCGTACTTTGACCACCGCCGAGCGCTGGCGTTCAGGGGACGTCCCGCGCCGGGCGGCGGTCAACGCCTTCGGTTTCGGCGGTGTCAACGCGCACGTGGTGCTGGAGGAGGCCGACCCGGCACCCGCGCGGCCGCGCCGGGCCAAGGTGACCGGGGAAGCCGAGCGCGTCCTGCTGCTCGCCGCACCCACCCTCGGGGAACTGCGCGCCCTGCTCGACCGCCCGGAGCCGGAATCCGGTGGGCACGGCCCGTGCCGGATCGGGATCGTCCGGCCCGACGGGAAACGGCTCGAAGTCGCGCGGAGGGTGCTCGCCAAGGTCACGGCCGAGGGCGGCTCCTGGCGCGGCCCCAACGACATCTGGTGCACGACCGCGCCCTTGCTGGAGCAGCCCGGGGCGAAGACCGCGTTCGTCTACCCGGGGCTCGAAGCGGACGCGGAACCACGGTGCGCCGACGTCGCCAAGCACTTCGGCCTGGACCGGCCGGAGTGGTCGACGACGAGCGTGCTTTCGCGCGCTTCGAGCGTGTCCCAGGTCGGGTTGCTGCTAGACGCCGCGCTGAGGCGACTCGCCATCAAGCCGGATCTGCTCGCCGGGCACAGCGTCGGCGAATGGACCGCGATGCAGGCGGCGGGGATGTATCCGGGACAGTCCACTGAGGACATGCTGAACCGGTACTGGCCGCAGGGATTCACGCTGCCGGATGCCGAGTTCCTCGTACTCGGCTGCTCCGCGGAGCGTGCCGAGGCGCTGCTCGCGGCCGAACCGGAGCTGATGATCTCGCACGAGAACGCGCCGCGGCAGACGATCGTCTGCGGTGACCCGGCGGCCGCGGCCCGGCTCGCCAAGCTGTGCACGCAGCACGGCGTCGTCGCCAGGACACTGCCGTTCCGGTCCGGGTTCCACACCCCGCTGATGCGGTCCCGGCTCGGCCCGTTCACCCGGCTCGCGGCGGAACTCGACCTGAAGCCGCCGCGGATCCCGGTCTGGTCGGCGACCACGGCGCGGCCGTATCCCGCGGATCCGGTGGAGGTCCGTGAGTTGTACCTGGCACACCTGGTGCGCAAGGTTCGGTTCCGGGAGCTGGTCGACGCGCTTTACGCCGATGGCGCGCGGGTCTTCGTGCAGGCGGGCGCCGGTCAGCTCGGTTCGTTCGTGTCGGACACGCTGGGCTCGCGGCCGCATCTGGTCGTCCCGGCGTCGTCCGGTACGAGGCCCGGTCTCGCGCAGTTGCGCAGGGTCGCCACCGCCTTCTGGGTGGAGGGCGGTCGGCCCGCGTTCGAGGCACTGGAGCCACGCCGCACCCGCATCGACACCGCGGGCACGCTGCTTTCGGTCGAGGGCGACGTGAAGGGCATGTTCGACGGCGCGGTTCCCGAACTGGCCGACGGGATCCCGGACGCGATCGTCGCGGAGTTCACCGCGCTGCTCGCCGAGACCAGAGAGGCCGCCGCCAGTGTCGCCAACGCCGCGGCACGGCGCACAGTCGAGTCCACTGTGGATGTCTCACTCGCGACGATGCCATATCTGGTGGATCATCGGTTCTTCCGTCAGCGCGAGGACTGGCCCGACGGAGCCGACTTCCGTCCCACCGTCCCGGCGACGACGCTGGTCGACCTGGCCTGCCGGGAAGCGGAACGGGCCTGGCCGGGTACGGTCGCGACCGGGGTGAGCAACGCGGCGTTCTCCCGGTGGCTGATCGCCGCCCCGGCCGCGCTCGTGCCGCTCTCGATGACCCGCGAAGGTGACCGGATCAGTGTCCAAATAGGACCGCACGCCAGTATGGACGTCCATCTGGCGCAGCGGTATCCGGCGGCTCCCCGGCCGTCCCCGCCGCCGGGGCCGGAAACCGCGCCGCCGTTGACCGCCGCCGAGATCTACACCCGCCGCGAGATGTTCCACGGACCCGCGTACCAAGGGCTGGACAAGCTCATCGGGCTCGGTGAACGGCATATCCGAGGCGACCTCGTCGTGCCGTCGGCGCCCGGCGCGCTGCTGGACAACGTCGGCCAGCTGCTGGGCTGCTGGCTGATGGCCACCAAGGCGGACGCGCTGCTGGCGTTCCCGACGTCGATGGGCCGGATCACCTGGTACGCCCCGGAACCGGCGCCGGGCACCCGGCTGCGGTGCGTGGTGCGGGTCCGGCTGCCCAGGCCGGACGTGCTGGAGATGGACGCGGAACTCGTGCTGGACGGCGCCGTGCTGGCCCGGATCGAGCAGTGGCGGGACATCCGGTTCCCGTGCGACCGGCCTGCCCATCGGGTCTACGCCTTCCCGGACCGGAACCGGCTCTCCGAGGACCATCACGGCGGGTGGACCCTGGTCTCCGACCGGTGGCCGAGCCCGGCGGCGCGGGACATCTACGCAGGCATCTATCTGGGTGCGGCGGAACGCGCCGAGTTCGCCGCCTGCGCGCCCCGGCGGCAGCGCGGCTGGCTGCTGGAACGGATCGCGATCAAGGACGCGGTCCGCGCGAAACTCGGCCTGGACGGCGTGTACCCGGCGGAACTCCGCGTGAGCGCCGACGGGACCAGGGTGACCGGGCTCCACGGCCGGACGGTGTCACCGCTGAACGTGGCCGTCGCGACGACGGGAGAGGTCGCGGTCGCCCTCGTCCGTGAACCGGGCGCGACGCCACCCAGGATCGCGATCCGGGCGGAAGGCGAGCTTGCCGGGCTCGCCGAGGAGATCGGTATCGGGGCGGAATACGCCGGAATCCCCGGGCACGTGGTGGCCTGGAACCACGGGTGA
- a CDS encoding phosphopantetheine-binding protein: MTIEQQSPASVFGTVAELLKELVGDTDVLGIEITPQTTFHEDLQLESIDLVTFASILAEFFGADVNLAEFLAEKDLDDVIGLRVGDIADYVAARLGERA; this comes from the coding sequence ATGACGATCGAACAGCAGAGCCCGGCGTCGGTCTTCGGCACCGTGGCCGAGTTGCTGAAGGAACTGGTCGGGGACACCGACGTCCTCGGCATCGAGATCACCCCGCAGACCACCTTCCACGAGGATCTCCAGCTGGAGAGCATCGACCTGGTGACCTTCGCGAGCATCCTCGCCGAGTTCTTCGGCGCGGACGTCAACCTCGCGGAGTTCCTGGCGGAGAAGGACCTCGACGACGTGATCGGGCTCCGCGTCGGCGACATCGCCGACTACGTGGCCGCCCGCCTCGGCGAACGGGCGTAG
- a CDS encoding alpha/beta fold hydrolase, giving the protein MPTMTVNGLRTNVQLVPGGGTETVVFLHGMGTDSLASFYLTLAPPVAAAGVDVISYDLRGHGKTERPERGYTIGDFVDDLDDLLDQLDLDRPVHLVGNSFGGTLAYSYAVAKPERVRSIVCIESEPATELWAGKMAQILEHTVRFLKVEESFDWIEANYSAHHRRLARMAAERIMSTSMAEEVPLGPLLTMDQVAGIGCPVLSILGSHGYQADDLTALTSLLPRGELHVFEGQGHSVLVEQHREVRELLIDWISRHGRPRG; this is encoded by the coding sequence ATGCCGACGATGACCGTCAACGGGCTGCGCACCAACGTGCAGCTCGTGCCCGGCGGGGGCACGGAGACCGTGGTGTTCCTGCACGGCATGGGCACCGACAGCCTCGCGAGCTTCTACCTCACGCTCGCGCCGCCGGTCGCCGCCGCCGGAGTGGACGTGATCAGCTACGACCTGCGCGGGCACGGCAAGACGGAACGTCCCGAACGCGGGTACACGATCGGGGATTTCGTCGACGACCTCGACGACCTGCTCGACCAGCTCGACCTCGACCGGCCCGTTCATTTGGTGGGCAACAGTTTCGGCGGCACCCTCGCCTACAGCTACGCCGTGGCGAAACCGGAACGGGTGCGCAGCATCGTGTGCATCGAGTCGGAGCCCGCCACGGAACTGTGGGCGGGCAAGATGGCGCAGATCCTCGAACACACCGTGCGCTTCTTGAAGGTGGAGGAAAGCTTCGACTGGATCGAGGCCAACTACAGCGCGCATCACCGTCGGCTGGCGCGGATGGCGGCCGAACGGATCATGTCCACGTCGATGGCCGAGGAGGTCCCGCTCGGTCCGCTGCTGACCATGGACCAGGTGGCGGGGATCGGCTGCCCGGTACTGTCCATTTTGGGCAGTCACGGCTATCAGGCGGACGACCTCACCGCGTTGACGTCCTTGTTGCCCCGCGGCGAGCTGCACGTGTTCGAGGGGCAGGGCCATTCGGTGCTCGTCGAGCAGCACCGGGAAGTCCGCGAACTGCTGATCGACTGGATCTCGCGGCACGGGAGGCCACGCGGATGA
- a CDS encoding glycosyltransferase, with translation MKFLLVVPPLTGHVAPLRAVAAELVGRGHDVAWCGPEPTTSELTRAGRVYPAGDALDFAVERRPEGLRGFAALKYLWEQYLVPLADAMVPGVETAVAEFRPDVVVTDQQAFAGALVASRRGLPWVTSASTSTELGDPLGAMPKIAAWVDGLQEGLRARHQVACGDLRFSPDLILAFTTVSLTGPIADMGAVRFVGPALAPAPPVGFSWDRLDGRPLVLATLGTANAALGRRFLSECVDALAGMPEVQGLVVDPTGELLSEDVLVVKRIPQAEVVRKAAAVICHGGHNTVSETLASGLPLVIAPIRDDQSMLAQQVEAAGAGLRLRFDRAKAPDIRDTVTEVLTEPAYAAAAARVRASFTAAGGVVAAADHLEALPR, from the coding sequence ATGAAATTCCTGCTGGTCGTCCCGCCGCTCACCGGGCACGTGGCGCCGTTGCGCGCGGTGGCCGCCGAGCTGGTGGGGCGCGGCCACGACGTCGCCTGGTGCGGTCCGGAACCCACGACGTCCGAGCTGACCCGGGCGGGCCGGGTGTACCCGGCCGGGGACGCGCTGGATTTCGCCGTCGAGCGCCGTCCCGAGGGCCTGCGCGGGTTCGCGGCGCTGAAATACCTTTGGGAGCAGTATCTGGTTCCGCTCGCGGACGCGATGGTGCCAGGGGTCGAGACCGCGGTGGCCGAGTTTCGGCCCGACGTCGTCGTCACCGACCAGCAGGCGTTCGCGGGCGCCCTCGTGGCGAGCCGTCGCGGGCTGCCGTGGGTGACGTCGGCGTCGACGTCCACCGAACTCGGGGACCCGCTGGGCGCCATGCCGAAGATCGCCGCTTGGGTCGACGGGTTGCAGGAAGGCCTGCGTGCGCGGCATCAAGTGGCCTGCGGGGACCTGCGGTTCTCACCGGATCTCATCCTCGCCTTCACCACCGTGTCCCTGACCGGGCCGATCGCCGACATGGGCGCGGTCCGGTTCGTCGGCCCGGCGCTGGCACCCGCGCCCCCGGTGGGCTTCTCGTGGGACCGGCTCGACGGCCGTCCGCTCGTCCTCGCCACGCTCGGTACCGCCAACGCCGCTCTCGGCCGCCGCTTCCTGTCCGAATGCGTCGACGCCCTCGCGGGGATGCCGGAAGTGCAAGGCCTCGTCGTCGATCCCACCGGCGAGCTGCTCAGCGAGGACGTGCTGGTGGTCAAGCGGATCCCGCAGGCGGAAGTGGTGCGGAAGGCGGCGGCGGTGATCTGCCACGGTGGGCACAACACCGTCAGCGAGACCCTCGCTTCCGGCCTGCCGCTGGTGATCGCGCCGATCCGGGACGATCAGTCGATGCTGGCGCAACAGGTCGAGGCCGCCGGCGCCGGGTTGCGGCTGCGCTTCGACCGGGCGAAGGCGCCCGACATCCGCGACACGGTCACCGAGGTGCTGACCGAGCCCGCCTACGCCGCCGCGGCCGCCCGGGTGCGGGCCTCGTTCACGGCGGCCGGAGGAGTCGTGGCGGCCGCGGACCACCTGGAAGCCTTGCCGCGCTGA
- a CDS encoding ABC transporter permease, whose protein sequence is MTEARHRAPSPPVLGDPSTWPPSTFTTQVRVLAARSLKTAFGDRRLVFFGLLQPIVLLLLFSQVFNGVSTLPGVAAYQGYVNFLVPATLVNIAMTTAMSSGAGLLAEIYSGFTGRLRCMPISLSAVLVARTISDSARLAVQLLVTALASVVLLGFRPTGGVFGVTAALLLTLVVGWCLSWIFVAITTWLRKAETLQMASFVVMFPLMFSSSAYMPLETMPTWLRVVSALNPLTYAIDATRALALGRPSGWSVPISLAIAAVAAAAGGWIAARTFRSPRGVTPMA, encoded by the coding sequence ATGACCGAGGCACGGCATCGCGCGCCGTCCCCGCCGGTGCTGGGTGACCCGTCGACCTGGCCGCCGAGCACCTTCACCACCCAGGTCCGGGTGCTCGCAGCCCGCTCGCTGAAGACCGCGTTCGGCGACCGGCGGCTCGTGTTCTTCGGGCTGCTGCAGCCGATCGTGCTGCTCCTGTTGTTCAGTCAGGTGTTCAACGGCGTCAGCACGCTGCCCGGTGTCGCGGCCTACCAGGGCTACGTGAATTTCCTCGTCCCGGCGACGCTGGTGAACATCGCGATGACGACGGCGATGAGTTCGGGAGCCGGCCTGCTCGCGGAGATCTACAGTGGATTCACCGGACGGCTCCGCTGCATGCCCATCAGCCTTTCGGCCGTCCTGGTGGCGCGCACCATCTCCGATTCCGCCCGGCTCGCCGTGCAACTGCTGGTGACCGCGCTCGCCAGCGTGGTACTGCTCGGTTTCCGGCCGACCGGCGGCGTTTTCGGTGTCACCGCGGCTCTTTTGCTCACGCTCGTCGTCGGCTGGTGCCTGAGCTGGATCTTCGTCGCCATCACGACCTGGTTGCGCAAGGCCGAAACCCTGCAGATGGCGTCCTTCGTGGTCATGTTCCCGCTGATGTTCTCGTCCAGCGCGTACATGCCGCTCGAGACGATGCCGACGTGGCTGCGAGTGGTCTCGGCGCTCAATCCGCTGACCTACGCGATCGACGCGACCCGCGCGCTCGCGCTCGGACGTCCTTCAGGCTGGTCGGTCCCCATTTCGCTGGCGATCGCCGCCGTGGCGGCCGCGGCAGGCGGGTGGATCGCGGCGAGGACGTTCCGCTCGCCACGAGGCGTCACCCCGATGGCCTGA
- a CDS encoding ATP-binding cassette domain-containing protein yields MEQAAIEVSGLAKHYGEVTALAGVSLRVCRGTVLAVLGHNGAGKTTLIDILSTRVEPDGGSAKVCGFDVVRAGHHVRRRIGVTGQFAAVDDALSGRGNLELVARLLGANRRQARARAAELLAMFGLDDAADRPARTYSGGMRRRLDLAAGLVGSPDVLFLDEPTTGLDPLSRAGLWDGVERLAAHGTTVVLTTQYLEEADRLADHVIVLGLGHVTVSGRPSELKARLGERTATLTFGTDLAARRALAAVHRLGMSCTTSASGLVLGVALSGPSDITVLVRALDAAGAPMKDLTVAEPTLDDVYLSLHRNPAGAP; encoded by the coding sequence ATGGAGCAGGCTGCCATCGAGGTGTCCGGCCTCGCCAAGCACTACGGTGAAGTGACGGCCCTCGCCGGCGTCAGTCTCCGGGTCTGCCGCGGCACCGTGCTCGCGGTGCTCGGCCACAACGGCGCGGGCAAGACGACGCTGATCGACATCCTGAGCACCCGGGTCGAACCGGACGGAGGCAGCGCCAAGGTCTGTGGTTTCGACGTCGTGCGCGCCGGCCATCACGTCCGGCGGCGGATCGGGGTCACCGGTCAGTTCGCGGCGGTCGACGACGCGCTCTCCGGTCGCGGCAATCTCGAACTCGTCGCCCGGCTGCTGGGCGCGAACCGGCGTCAGGCCAGGGCCCGCGCGGCCGAACTGCTCGCCATGTTCGGCCTCGACGACGCGGCCGACCGGCCCGCGCGGACGTACTCCGGCGGTATGCGGCGGCGGCTCGACCTGGCCGCCGGGCTCGTCGGCTCCCCCGACGTCCTCTTCCTCGACGAACCGACGACCGGCCTCGACCCGCTCAGCCGGGCGGGGCTCTGGGACGGCGTCGAACGGCTCGCCGCGCACGGCACCACCGTCGTGCTCACCACGCAGTACCTCGAGGAGGCGGACAGACTGGCGGATCACGTCATCGTGCTGGGGCTGGGGCACGTCACCGTTTCCGGGCGGCCGTCGGAACTGAAGGCCCGGCTCGGGGAACGGACCGCGACCCTGACCTTCGGCACCGACCTCGCCGCCCGCCGCGCGCTGGCCGCGGTGCACCGGCTCGGCATGAGCTGCACGACGTCGGCCTCCGGGCTGGTGCTCGGTGTCGCACTGTCCGGGCCCTCCGACATCACGGTGCTGGTGCGCGCGCTCGACGCGGCGGGCGCTCCGATGAAGGACCTCACCGTCGCGGAGCCGACGCTCGACGACGTCTACCTTTCGCTGCACCGGAATCCGGCGGGCGCGCCATGA